A single window of Helicobacter pylori DNA harbors:
- a CDS encoding glycosyltransferase family 8 protein has translation MENLSTENVVKLEETIAPFSAFSSIEFLDISNEEREPRHNYYKLDALIASEIKKLYLKLNAFSQKRFSKMIMCRFFFASLFPQYDKMIMFDVDTLFVNDISESFFIPLETHYFGAVREKDLIAMDRNSAKDLYELRQMRAKSIGVADAFPNLEEAQILFENYFNAGFLALNLKLWREENLENQLIGFFLLKNEKLLFNDQDALCFVCRGRILELPYSYNAHPSFLDTPSFPSIKEARMLHFWGDKPWKLLSVIGAKKWHEILIQTPFKDAYFNAPFLDRLFESFQNKDKETQEIHALNQILSFSDKRHSFEFLLPRLSSKLLVEFLLFKIKQKAKRLIKRVF, from the coding sequence GTGGAAAATTTAAGCACTGAAAATGTAGTCAAATTAGAAGAAACGATCGCTCCTTTTAGCGCTTTTTCCAGCATAGAGTTTTTGGATATTTCTAATGAAGAACGAGAACCACGCCACAATTATTACAAGCTTGATGCTTTAATAGCGAGTGAAATTAAAAAATTGTATTTAAAACTCAATGCTTTTTCGCAAAAACGCTTTTCTAAAATGATCATGTGCCGTTTCTTTTTCGCTTCCCTTTTCCCCCAATACGATAAGATGATCATGTTTGATGTGGACACTTTGTTTGTGAATGATATAAGCGAGAGCTTTTTTATCCCCCTTGAAACGCATTATTTTGGGGCTGTGAGGGAAAAAGATTTGATCGCTATGGACAGGAATTCGGCTAAGGATTTATACGAATTACGCCAAATGCGCGCAAAATCTATCGGTGTCGCTGACGCTTTCCCTAACTTAGAAGAAGCTCAAATCCTTTTTGAGAACTACTTTAACGCCGGGTTTTTAGCCTTAAATTTAAAATTGTGGCGTGAAGAAAATCTGGAAAACCAATTGATTGGATTTTTCCTTTTGAAAAATGAAAAACTTTTATTTAACGATCAAGATGCTTTGTGTTTTGTGTGCCGTGGCAGGATTTTGGAACTGCCTTATTCCTACAACGCCCACCCCAGTTTCCTTGATACGCCATCATTCCCTAGCATCAAAGAAGCGCGCATGCTGCATTTTTGGGGCGATAAACCCTGGAAACTCTTAAGCGTCATTGGCGCGAAAAAATGGCATGAAATTTTGATCCAAACGCCTTTTAAAGACGCCTATTTTAACGCTCCCTTTTTAGATCGCCTCTTTGAATCCTTTCAAAACAAGGATAAAGAAACCCAAGAAATCCACGCTCTTAATCAAATCCTATCTTTTTCAGACAAACGGCATTCTTTTGAATTTCTTTTGCCTAGGCTTTCTTCTAAACTCCTTGTAGAATTTTTGCTTTTTAAGATCAAACAAAAAGCGAAACGACTGATTAAAAGGGTTTTTTAA
- the hofA gene encoding outer membrane beta-barrel protein HofA → MLNQKVWLGFLALHGVFLNAFEYQISARVGSFSRIALNQSVINSKKGIYPTGSYVTTTGALQVDVSLLPKGIENHKLGFGVGGEIGSLAYDSTKFLIDEANPKAGFQPANWYYMGRWEGYLMQHSQNWTREQKAQNARPYVLYNLYLDYQYKDIFGIKLGRYPSKALFLSGFNQGFELFYRWKKFKIVWFSTFGRALANEQYIRDFYAPVNYKQKTNYGMHNLNLIYENKYIRVVPFIWFYPKNFNAPGFEITHDTKSYWKSLWRIQTTFYAWFPLYSDYLSKDYYRAALVGKKSAALFVFQRINFRSYRFGWSVYKNFGNASVQLGWNGSPIDPFYDTKDDTPYEDAYSNFYNANSITINAFVGKSVKNLLVQLYGKLTYSPRADAQSLGVTFKYNLKKHIYFMLMFNGYQITMHKGYKVGFFTSGYNPDFAQTIQNRSYLMSSMSYRF, encoded by the coding sequence GTGCTTAATCAAAAAGTTTGGCTAGGGTTTTTAGCTTTGCATGGGGTTTTCCTCAACGCTTTTGAGTATCAAATCAGCGCTAGAGTGGGATCGTTTTCGCGCATCGCTTTGAACCAGTCAGTCATCAATTCCAAAAAAGGGATTTACCCTACAGGGAGTTATGTAACCACTACCGGGGCTTTACAAGTTGATGTTAGTTTGCTCCCTAAAGGGATTGAAAACCACAAACTGGGTTTTGGGGTGGGGGGCGAAATAGGATCGTTAGCTTATGATTCCACGAAGTTTTTGATTGATGAAGCCAACCCTAAGGCAGGGTTTCAGCCGGCGAACTGGTATTACATGGGGCGATGGGAGGGCTATTTGATGCAACACAGCCAAAATTGGACCAGAGAGCAAAAGGCGCAAAACGCCAGGCCTTATGTGTTATACAATTTGTATTTAGATTATCAGTATAAGGATATTTTTGGGATTAAATTAGGGCGTTACCCTTCTAAAGCTTTGTTTTTGAGCGGGTTTAATCAAGGGTTTGAGCTTTTTTACCGGTGGAAAAAGTTTAAGATAGTGTGGTTTAGCACCTTTGGAAGGGCTTTAGCCAATGAACAATACATTAGGGATTTTTACGCTCCTGTCAATTACAAGCAAAAAACCAACTACGGCATGCACAATTTAAACCTCATTTACGAAAATAAATACATTAGGGTCGTGCCTTTTATTTGGTTTTACCCTAAGAATTTTAACGCTCCTGGATTTGAAATCACCCATGATACAAAGTCTTATTGGAAATCTCTTTGGCGCATCCAAACGACTTTTTACGCATGGTTTCCTCTTTATAGCGATTATTTGTCTAAAGATTATTATAGGGCCGCTTTAGTGGGTAAAAAAAGCGCGGCTTTGTTTGTGTTTCAAAGGATCAATTTTCGCTCTTATCGTTTTGGCTGGAGCGTGTATAAGAATTTTGGGAACGCGAGCGTTCAATTAGGCTGGAACGGCTCACCCATTGATCCTTTTTATGACACGAAAGATGACACCCCTTATGAAGACGCTTATTCCAATTTTTACAACGCTAATTCCATAACCATTAACGCTTTTGTAGGGAAGAGCGTTAAGAATCTTTTGGTGCAATTGTATGGGAAATTAACCTATTCCCCAAGGGCTGATGCGCAAAGCTTAGGGGTTACTTTTAAATATAACCTTAAAAAACATATCTATTTCATGCTCATGTTTAATGGCTATCAAATCACGATGCACAAGGGTTATAAGGTAGGGTTTTTTACAAGCGGTTACAACCCTGATTTCGCTCAAACCATTCAAAATAGAAGCTATTTGATGAGTTCTATGAGTTATCGTTTTTAA